The following coding sequences lie in one Aspergillus puulaauensis MK2 DNA, chromosome 3, nearly complete sequence genomic window:
- a CDS encoding mandelate racemase/muconate lactonizing enzyme family protein (COG:M;~EggNog:ENOG410PGZH;~InterPro:IPR029065,IPR013341,IPR036849,IPR013342, IPR034593,IPR029017;~PFAM:PF13378,PF02746): MKPEIIRTVSPLHIGQFMFVRIETESGITGYGEAGIWGHIEAAATVIARFAEYLVGKRAFDIEHHWNVMHRFSYFQGMAINAGISAIDIALWDIKGKALGVPIYELLGGACRTKARVYGHIYDSTIEKVLEECRRKMDMGFTAFGHINPFLDEGVDKVYFKTHIKKMEDAIENVKKMRAVVGDKVDLLVELHRRLTPAEAITFCNGIKDTCPMLVEDPIRPENADAMARVADRIAVPIGTGERFSTIYEFQALLSRNALEYARVDVAVCGGITGARKVAAMAEAHHVQVVPHNPLSPIGLAACLQVAAAIPNFAIQEYSTGFEAGVFETTATHLGSDIVDYVPLPKDGFVDIPSGPGLGVNLVNNAQEIRPALVQPIKMRPHRDGFVVDQ, encoded by the coding sequence ATGAAGCCAGAGATCATCCGCACCGTCTCGCCCCTCCACATCGGCCAATTCATGTTCGTGCGCATAGAAACCGAGTCCGGAATTACAGGCTACGGCGAAGCCGGAATCTGGGGCCACATCGAGGCCGCCGCAACAGTTATCGCGCGGTTCGCAGAGTACCTCGTTGGCAAGCGGGCATTCGATATCGAGCACCACTGGAACGTGATGCACCGCTTCAGCTACTTCCAGGGGATGGCGATTAATGCGGGGATTTCAGCAATTGATATCGCGCTGTGGGATATCAAGGGCAAGGCGTTGGGGGTCCCTATCTATGAACTCCTCGGCGGAGCATGTCGGACTAAAGCGCGGGTTTATGGTCATATCTACGATTCGACGATTGAGAAGGTACTCGAGGAGTGTAGACGGAAGATGGACATGGGGTTTACAGCCTTTGGGCACATTAATCCGTTTCTCGACGAGGGGGTCGACAAGGTCTATTTCAAAACGCACAtcaagaagatggaagacGCGATTGAGAACGTCAAGAAGATGCGCGCGGTCGTGGGTGACAAGGTCGATCTGCTCGTTGAGCTTCATCGCCGGTTAACGCCTGCAGAGGCGATAACCTTCTGCAATGGAATCAAAGATACATGCCCCATGCTCGTGGAGGATCCCATTAGGCCCGAGAATGCAGATGCCATGGCGCGCGTGGCAGACCGCATTGCCGTCCCTATTGGAACAGGAGAGCGGTTCTCGACTATCTACGAGTTCCAGGCCCTGCTATCTCGGAACGCCCTGGAGTATGCGCGCGTTGATGTCGCCGTCTGTGGAGGAATCACTGGCGCAAGGAAAGTCGCTGCCATGGCTGAAGCACATCATGTCCAGGTCGTGCCTCATAACCCTCTGTCGCCGATTGGTCTCGCGGCATGCTTGCAGGTCGCTGCTGCGATTCCGAACTTTGCTATCCAGGAATATTCGACTGGGTTTGAGGCGGGCGTGTTTGAGACTACGGCGACGCATCTCGGCAGTGATATCGTGGACTACGTTCCTCTACCGAAGGATGGATTTGTTGATATCCCCTCTGGCCCAGGGCTGGGTGTGAATTTGGTGAACAATGCGCAGGAGATTCGCCCAGCTTTGGTTCAGCCGATTAAGATGCGGCCACATCGAGATGGGTTTGTGGTTGATCAGTAG